A single window of Nicotiana sylvestris chromosome 3, ASM39365v2, whole genome shotgun sequence DNA harbors:
- the LOC138887944 gene encoding uncharacterized protein, with amino-acid sequence MPSLRIIVEAEFEDKEWIKTCLEQLTMIDEKWMATVYHGQLYQQRMARAYNKKVRRRKFEVGQLILRCILLHHEEAKGKFSPNWKGPYIVRRVLPKGALYLADIEGNDHETTINADVVKRL; translated from the exons ATGCCCTCTCTTCGGATTATTGTTGAAGCCGAGTTTGAGGACAAGGAATGGATCAAAACCTGTTTAGAACAGTTGAccatgattgatgaaaaatgGATGGCCACAGTTtatcacgggcagttgtaccaacaaagaatggcccgtgcctacaacaagaaagtgcggcgtagaaaatttgaagtggggcaactcattCTGAGATGTATTCTCCTGCATCATgaagaagccaaaggaaaattttctCCGAATTGGAAAGGTCCTTACATTGTAAGAAGAGTGTTGCCAAAGGGAGCACTATATTTggcagatatcgaaggaaatgatcaTGAAACAACTATCAATGCAGATgtggtcaaaag GCTTTGA
- the LOC138887945 gene encoding uncharacterized protein: MAETSSVWQSSANIPQGDPNMIHLHKELHDHGKAIAELTTTMKQLAKAQLHQVQNPKQPVVQKAKAPLPKPPPPYPQRLAKKIGENQFKKFSQMMKSLSIKVPLVEALKQMPGYAKFVKDIVTNKHSLNFETIKVTHQVSAIVHSMAPKLEDPGTFLIPCTIGSVEFVKALCDLWASINLMPYSIFKTLGIRQPRLTSMRLQMADRTMKRSLGVIEDGLVRVDKFILPADFVILYCEVDYKVSIIIGRPFLSVGKTLCDVEAGELTF; the protein is encoded by the exons ATGGCGGAAACATCATCGGTGTGGCAATCAAGTGCTAATATTCCACAAGGTGATCCGAACATGATCCACCTTCATAAAGAGTTGCATGACCATGGGAAAGCCATTGCCGAATTGACAACTACCATGAAGCAACTAGCAAAGGCTCAACTTCATCAAGTGCAAAATCCTAAGCAA CCGGTAGtgcaaaaggctaaggcaccattACCTAAGCCTCCACCTCCATATCCTCAAAGACTTGCCAAGAAAATTGGTGAGAATCAATTCAAGAAGTTCAGTCAAATGATGAAGAGTCTCTCAATCAAGGTGCCATTAGTTGAAGCCTTGAAGCAAATGCCCGGTTATGCAAAGTTTGTGAAAGATATTGTGACAAATAAGCACTCATTGAATTTTGAAACCATCAAagtcactcatcaagtgagtgcaattgtgcattcAATGGCTCCTAAGTTGGAGGATCCCGGTACTTTCCTGATTCCTTGTACAATTGGAAGTGTCGAATTTGttaaagctctttgtgatctttgggcaagtatcaatttaatgccctattcgattttcaagactttgggaattagGCAACCAAGACTCAcctctatgagattgcaaatggcagatCGTACTATGAAGAGATCCTTGGGAGTGATTGAAGATGGCttggttcgtgttgataaattcattcttccgGCTGATTTTGTCATTTTATATTGTGAAGTTGATTATAAGGTGTCGATTATTATTGGTAGACCTTTCCTTTCTGTGGGGAAGACTCTTTGTGATGTTGAAGCCGGAGAACTTACTTTCTag